GATGAAACAGTTAGATGACTGTGGAGCTGATATTGCCACACTAGCATCAATCTTGAGAAAGCCATTGCGCCCCTTGTGGATTTCACAGAGATCAGTTATTTGGTTAAACGAAGTACCAGATCACGATTCCTGGGATTTCACCCCCATTATACTTGTTTCTGCTTCATTGTCTACCGGTGTGGTTCAACAAAGGACCACCACAGAGTTTAGCTGGAACTACATTTCCGGAGCAGGAGATGATGAAGAAAGTTGGGCAAGAGGCTTGTCTCCTAATCTATTTTGGAATCACGCACATGATCTTATGAGCTCTGGGCCTGATGTCTGTAATCAGAAAGTAGCTGAAATAGTTGAAAAAGACAGAGTATATCGAGCACTAAGGGGAAATGATGCACCTCAGATCAGTGTTAAATCTCAGAAGGTGGGAGGATCGTCAACTCAAGTCCTGCCTATAGAGCAAATGTTATCTTTAGATATTTCTGATGCTGAGCTAGACGCAAAATCTTCTGATGGAAATTGTGGATTATCTTGGCTTGGTTCAACTAGCCTTGCAGTAGGCTCATCTCAACATGGTATTTACCTCCAATTTCTCTTGTATTGAGGATAATACAGCAGATGATTATTGGTTTTAATATCCAGAAGAGTGCTTTTCACTCCATCAATATTGGAAAGGAAGGTTcagaaggaaagaaaatacaAAACCTGTCTACTTGTTTTTCTACCAAAGAGGCTCTATTGTCTTAATAATTCAAGTACTTAACCATATATCAAGAAATAAAATGCAATATTCAACATTTGTAAAGTGAACAACAATGATTTTACACAAGAAAATACTTCCACCTTCACTTTCCAAATTTATTTTGGACATCACGTGTGAGTTGGTTGTCTTGTTTTTTCTGTGGACATATTATGAGTTTGGCAACAAATGTAGGAGTATGTTCTCTGCGATTCAATAATTGCATTATTGTTATCTCTTGGCATTATTCATCTGTTGATTACTTTTGGTTTTTGTTCATGCAGCCGTGACTGCATGCAATGTTGATTGTATTTTAAATTGTGATCAAGAGTCCTCTGTTTTCCTTCCAATTTCTGGTGCATATCTTCATCTACCTATGGTGGTGAGTATGGGGAAATAAGAGTGTAACCATTCTTAAGTTTGCAGCACCAATTCGACTTATTGTTAGCTTCTGCTTTTCAGATGTCAAAACTGGATCGTTTTTCCCTGTCAAGAAACCTTCCTTCTGCAGTAGATTTTGCGAAGTTGAATCTTAACCAAGGGAAAAGGCTTCTAGTTTGCTGTAGCAATGGTGAGAACACCCTTTATTGAACCTAACTACTATAAACTCACCTATTTGTGATGAAAATCAACTGAACAGGGTCGACAGATTCGTGGAAAATGTTAGTTCTCATCTGTTGAGTAGTTGGGCCAATTGTtctttgtaactttatttaagttatttatttaatcagtCATGTTTAATGGTTTATGAAGATGTCAAGCATGAGTTGATGCTATATTTCTGAAACATCTGCTAAGAGATCTCTATTGTTTACTTCCAGGAGAAGATATTAGCATATGTGTTTGCTTGGCAATACTGACGTCTTTATTTGACGACAAAGGTACCAtggatgaattttttttcttctaaactttCTTAAAGTACACCAATGCACACATTGTATGCTCTTTTCATCTATGCATCTGCCCTTCCCCTATTAGAAGGAGagttgttattttataatttccTTTTAGGGATCTAGATATTTTAAGACATGGgtgtttttctttgaaaaatgaGTATCTTCagtaaaatttgaatcaaaacATGAATGAAGTGAAGTCGAAGGAGGAGGTTTTGAATATCAACGTCAAACTTCCTTAATCTTCAGAGTAGATTTTGTGTTGAATTAATGTAGAAATGTTGTTTCTCACACTTGAGAAGAGGCAAAAAATTATGTTCGATTTCGAATTCAATTTAGGTCCCAGACCCTCTTCTccaagagagaaaaatagagcAATTATTTCCCTACTTGTACAATATTTTGAGTCTTATTTCCAATAGATTTTCATTTGcactttaatttttcaatttcttagaaGAGAAGAATATGTTGCTTTCATGTATTTGATCATTAGTAACTATGTTAAACTACACCAGGAACTTTCGATTGCGGGAAATCTTTTAAGAACACACGCATTACGAAATTGGAAATGAGAAGGCGACTTGTGTACATCTGTAAATTTGCAACAAATGCAAGGCCTTCCAGAGGAAATTTGAGGCAGGTTTTCAATTTTCTTGGTGGAGGAAGAATTGATTAACTCCTCTGCTGTTAACAGAGAAGCTGcttcaattacaactttacAGGTTTTTCTTTctacttattattattgtttttcttttactatatTCTACCTTTTTATACTGTTGTGTTGATGAGGCCAAGATCCCCTGATATTGATTGTATGAACATCATGTTTAAAAATGTCagacattaaattgatttagaATGATTAAATGCGTGTTCGGGCATGattataatgattttgttttggtCTGTAACCCAATGTTTGTTTTGTCGTTcttaataaaagttgtgttttaattttaattgaacaTTAAAAAGCAAAAGAAGAGCAGTACAAAGGAGAACAAGATGCCTGAACCTAAACCTTATTGGAAAATGGACGTACATgtgataatataaaatatttattttcctccATGTGTATAGTAAGTTAAACTTCTTGAATTTATCTTGGACGAACAGCTCTCTCATATGGCCCAACTTGTCGCATTATCTGATTATGTAATAAGATGGTCAGAATAATATACGATgctatatatgtgtgtgtgtggacacacacatatacacgtgtgtatgtatgtatatttagAGAGAGAGA
This DNA window, taken from Benincasa hispida cultivar B227 chromosome 6, ASM972705v1, whole genome shotgun sequence, encodes the following:
- the LOC120079332 gene encoding uncharacterized protein C3F10.06c isoform X1, giving the protein MEDGSKLSIYKAVRNIKRRDNTLYNALRSIYEDSIFVGEISQLWPELPLLANLRCGLWYSPKFHSNCYFKSTDGHNNNWSFNTSRLNLHVAQLAGQKGGCIIVDSTRRGKRFPDSMSKTIPIWTCVLNRSIIKHLNKIHGSSLEEPSTSDTLAGNGRKPAIDWDCSLHLPLWVSETEKAAIEERLDEWMKQLDDCGADIATLASILRKPLRPLWISQRSVIWLNEVPDHDSWDFTPIILVSASLSTGVVQQRTTTEFSWNYISGAGDDEESWARGLSPNLFWNHAHDLMSSGPDVCNQKVAEIVEKDRVYRALRGNDAPQISVKSQKVGGSSTQVLPIEQMLSLDISDAELDAKSSDGNCGLSWLGSTSLAVGSSQHAVTACNVDCILNCDQESSVFLPISGAYLHLPMVMSKLDRFSLSRNLPSAVDFAKLNLNQGKRLLVCCSNGEDISICVCLAILTSLFDDKGTFDCGKSFKNTRITKLEMRRRLVYICKFATNARPSRGNLRQVFNFLGGGRID
- the LOC120079332 gene encoding uncharacterized protein LOC120079332 isoform X2 → MSKTIPIWTCVLNRSIIKHLNKIHGSSLEEPSTSDTLAGNGRKPAIDWDCSLHLPLWVSETEKAAIEERLDEWMKQLDDCGADIATLASILRKPLRPLWISQRSVIWLNEVPDHDSWDFTPIILVSASLSTGVVQQRTTTEFSWNYISGAGDDEESWARGLSPNLFWNHAHDLMSSGPDVCNQKVAEIVEKDRVYRALRGNDAPQISVKSQKVGGSSTQVLPIEQMLSLDISDAELDAKSSDGNCGLSWLGSTSLAVGSSQHAVTACNVDCILNCDQESSVFLPISGAYLHLPMVMSKLDRFSLSRNLPSAVDFAKLNLNQGKRLLVCCSNGEDISICVCLAILTSLFDDKGTFDCGKSFKNTRITKLEMRRRLVYICKFATNARPSRGNLRQVFNFLGGGRID